The following proteins are encoded in a genomic region of Nonomuraea muscovyensis:
- the pafA gene encoding Pup--protein ligase, with product MDRRIFGLENEYGVTCTFRGQRRLSPDEVARYLFRRVVSWGRSSNVFLRNGARLYLDVGSHPEYATPECDNVIELVTHDKAGERILEGLLVDAEKRLREEGIAGDIYLFKNNTDSAGNSYGCHENYLVGRHGEFGRLADVLIPFLVTRQIICGAGKVLQTPRGAVYCVSQRAEHIWEGVSSATTRSRPIINTRDEPHADAERFRRLHVIVGDSNMSESTMLLKVGATDLVLRMIEAGTVMRDLSLENPIRAIREVSHDMTGRRRVRLANGREASSLEIQQEYLSKAKDFVERRGGDPIAKRVLELWERTLTAVETGNLDLVAREIDWVTKYQLIERYRKKYDLPLSSPRVAQLDLAYHDVHRKRGLYYLLQKRGSVERVASDLKIFEAKSVPPQTTRARLRGEFIRKAQEKRRDFTVDWVHLKLNDQAQRTVLCKDPFRSVDERVDKLIAGM from the coding sequence ATGGATCGTCGCATCTTCGGGCTGGAGAACGAGTACGGCGTCACCTGCACGTTCCGGGGACAGCGCAGGCTGTCGCCGGACGAGGTCGCGCGCTACCTGTTCCGGCGGGTCGTGTCCTGGGGCCGATCGAGCAACGTCTTCCTCCGCAACGGCGCACGCCTGTACCTCGACGTGGGCAGCCATCCCGAATACGCAACACCCGAGTGTGACAACGTCATCGAGCTCGTCACCCACGACAAGGCGGGCGAGCGCATCCTCGAGGGCCTGCTGGTCGACGCCGAGAAGCGCCTGCGCGAGGAGGGCATCGCCGGCGACATCTACCTGTTCAAGAACAACACCGACTCCGCCGGCAACTCCTACGGCTGCCACGAGAACTACCTCGTCGGCAGGCACGGCGAGTTCGGCCGGCTGGCCGACGTGCTCATCCCGTTCCTCGTGACGCGGCAGATCATCTGCGGCGCCGGCAAGGTGCTGCAGACGCCGCGCGGCGCCGTCTACTGCGTCTCGCAGCGGGCCGAGCACATCTGGGAGGGCGTCTCCAGCGCCACCACGCGCAGCAGGCCGATCATCAACACGCGCGACGAGCCGCACGCCGACGCCGAGCGGTTCCGCCGCCTGCACGTCATCGTGGGCGACTCCAACATGAGCGAGTCGACCATGCTGCTCAAGGTCGGCGCCACCGACCTGGTGCTGCGCATGATCGAGGCGGGTACGGTGATGCGCGATCTGTCGCTGGAGAACCCGATCCGGGCGATCCGCGAGGTGTCGCACGACATGACGGGCCGCCGGAGGGTGCGGCTGGCCAACGGGCGCGAGGCGTCGAGCCTGGAGATCCAGCAGGAGTACCTGTCCAAGGCGAAGGACTTCGTCGAGCGGCGCGGCGGCGACCCGATCGCCAAGCGGGTGCTGGAGCTGTGGGAGCGCACCCTGACCGCGGTCGAGACGGGCAACCTCGACCTGGTGGCCCGCGAGATCGACTGGGTGACGAAATACCAGCTCATCGAGCGCTACCGCAAGAAGTACGACCTGCCGCTGTCGTCGCCGCGGGTGGCGCAGCTCGATCTGGCCTACCACGACGTGCACCGCAAGCGGGGCCTGTACTACCTGCTGCAGAAGCGCGGCTCGGTCGAGCGGGTGGCGTCCGACCTGAAGATCTTCGAGGCGAAGTCGGTGCCGCCGCAGACGACCCGGGCGCGGCTGCGCGGGGAGTTCATCCGCAAGGCGCAGGAGAAGCGGCGTGACTTCACGGTCGACTGGGTGCATCTGAAGCTGAACGACCAGGCGCAGCGCACGGTGCTGTGCAAGGACCCCTTCCGCAGCGTCGACGAACGGGTGGACAAACTGATCGCCGGAATGTAA
- a CDS encoding SIMPL domain-containing protein: protein MTKLSVVLASAAFALLGAQAAPALALSESASASAPPAVASGRAEITVVGKGSVSAAPDAMRLYVGVEVHKGRAAEAFAAVKSARAKLTEALASAGIAGSDMQTSGLGFGADYHQDGIKVAGYQASQNVEVLLRDLSKADAVVDAVAAVGEEVRINGISFEVSKVQPLVAKARAAAYRDALVRAQEYAALSGRKLGRVVKLEEESDTPTSRFALAADQSFISPGQGAVTVTVRAVYELI from the coding sequence ATGACCAAGTTGAGCGTCGTACTGGCCTCCGCGGCCTTCGCCCTCCTGGGAGCGCAGGCCGCTCCCGCACTGGCCCTGTCCGAGTCCGCCTCCGCCTCCGCCCCGCCGGCCGTGGCGAGCGGGCGGGCCGAGATCACCGTCGTCGGCAAGGGCAGCGTCTCCGCCGCGCCGGACGCGATGCGCCTGTACGTGGGCGTCGAGGTGCACAAGGGCCGGGCCGCCGAGGCGTTCGCGGCCGTCAAGAGCGCCAGGGCCAAGCTGACCGAGGCGCTCGCCTCGGCCGGCATCGCGGGGAGCGACATGCAGACGAGCGGCCTCGGATTCGGGGCGGACTACCACCAGGACGGCATCAAGGTCGCGGGCTACCAGGCGTCGCAGAACGTGGAGGTGCTGCTGCGCGACCTGTCGAAGGCCGACGCGGTGGTCGACGCCGTCGCGGCCGTGGGTGAGGAGGTCCGGATCAACGGCATCTCGTTCGAGGTCTCCAAGGTGCAGCCGCTCGTCGCGAAGGCGCGCGCGGCGGCCTACCGTGACGCGCTCGTCAGGGCCCAGGAGTACGCGGCGCTCAGCGGGCGCAAGCTCGGCCGCGTCGTGAAGCTGGAGGAGGAGAGCGACACGCCGACGTCCCGGTTCGCTCTGGCGGCCGACCAGTCGTTCATCAGCCCCGGCCAGGGGGCGGTCACCGTGACCGTCCGTGCGGTGTACGAGCTGATCTGA
- the prcA gene encoding proteasome subunit alpha, whose protein sequence is MPFGYASPEQIMRDKADYARKGIARGRSVVVLQYEDGILFVAPNPSRALHKISEIYDRIGFAAVGRYNEFEELRLGGIRYADINGYTYDRSDVTGRGLANLYASNLGRIFTESIKSLEVEVVVAEVGDTPDGDAIYRLTFDGSVFDEHGFAAMGGQAEAVATRLKEHYREGMPLAEALGVALTALTEPGGERPPVAQLEVAVLDRTREHRKFQRLTGPRLERLLSQGTATPPPAADSAPAEPGETPPPTAPDGDVDDGSSPL, encoded by the coding sequence ATGCCTTTCGGATATGCGTCCCCTGAGCAGATCATGCGGGACAAGGCGGACTACGCGCGTAAGGGCATCGCGCGGGGCCGCAGCGTCGTGGTGCTGCAGTACGAGGACGGCATCCTGTTCGTGGCGCCCAACCCGTCGCGGGCGCTGCACAAGATCAGCGAGATCTACGACCGCATCGGGTTCGCGGCGGTCGGCCGCTACAACGAGTTCGAGGAGCTGCGGCTCGGCGGCATCCGCTACGCCGACATCAACGGCTACACCTACGACCGTTCCGACGTGACGGGCCGTGGCCTGGCCAACCTCTACGCCTCCAACCTGGGCCGCATCTTCACCGAGTCGATCAAGTCGCTCGAGGTGGAGGTCGTCGTGGCCGAGGTGGGCGACACGCCCGACGGCGACGCGATCTACCGGTTGACGTTCGACGGGTCGGTCTTCGACGAGCACGGCTTCGCGGCGATGGGCGGCCAGGCCGAGGCGGTGGCGACCCGGCTGAAGGAGCACTACCGGGAGGGCATGCCGCTGGCCGAGGCGCTGGGGGTGGCGCTGACGGCGCTGACCGAGCCGGGCGGCGAGCGGCCGCCGGTGGCTCAGCTCGAGGTGGCGGTGCTCGACCGCACACGGGAGCACCGCAAGTTCCAGCGCCTGACGGGTCCGCGTCTGGAGCGGCTGCTGTCCCAGGGGACGGCCACCCCGCCGCCGGCCGCCGACTCGGCGCCGGCCGAGCCGGGCGAGACGCCCCCGCCGACCGCCCCGGACGGCGACGTGGACGACGGCTCCTCGCCGCTGTAA
- the prcB gene encoding proteasome subunit beta, with product MASHRDLPAGLVNHFFSNTGSSSFTEFVGSYAPELLPQRDSVLATPIGDQVPHATTIVAATFAGGVVMAGDRRATSGNIISQRDVEKVFRTDDYSCMGIAGTASTGIEMARLYRVELEHYEKMEGRTLSVAGKANRLATMIRGNLGMAMQGLVVVPLFAAYDPDRDGGRIFSYDVAGGPYERERFDAIGSGSIFARGSLKKLYREDASADDMVMTLIQALYDAADDDSATGGPDVTRKIWPIVSVIDADGYRRLTEDEVSGYVEQMLDARMIAPDGPIAPLR from the coding sequence GTGGCATCGCACAGGGATCTGCCCGCCGGCTTGGTGAACCATTTTTTCAGCAACACGGGGAGTTCGTCGTTCACGGAGTTCGTGGGGTCGTACGCGCCCGAGTTGCTGCCGCAGCGAGACAGCGTCCTCGCCACTCCGATCGGTGACCAGGTCCCGCACGCGACCACGATCGTCGCCGCCACCTTCGCCGGTGGCGTGGTGATGGCGGGCGACCGGCGGGCCACCTCCGGCAACATCATCTCCCAGCGTGACGTCGAGAAGGTGTTCCGCACCGACGACTACTCCTGCATGGGCATCGCGGGCACGGCCAGCACCGGCATCGAGATGGCCCGGCTCTACCGGGTGGAGCTGGAGCACTACGAGAAGATGGAAGGCCGCACGCTGTCGGTGGCGGGCAAGGCCAACCGGCTGGCCACGATGATCCGCGGCAACCTCGGCATGGCGATGCAGGGGCTGGTGGTGGTGCCGCTGTTCGCGGCCTACGACCCCGACCGCGACGGGGGGCGGATCTTCAGCTACGACGTGGCGGGCGGGCCGTACGAGCGTGAGCGGTTCGACGCGATCGGCTCCGGTTCGATCTTCGCGCGGGGATCGCTGAAGAAGCTCTACCGCGAGGACGCCTCGGCCGACGACATGGTGATGACGCTCATCCAGGCGCTGTACGACGCGGCCGACGACGACTCGGCGACCGGCGGGCCTGACGTGACGCGGAAGATCTGGCCGATCGTGTCGGTGATCGACGCCGACGGCTACCGCCGTCTGACCGAGGACGAGGTGTCGGGCTACGTCGAGCAGATGCTCGACGCGCGCATGATCGCTCCTGACGGCCCCATCGCCCCGCTGCGCTAG
- a CDS encoding extracellular solute-binding protein yields the protein MRPAPRSAAAAALAVLALASCADGPAGRESVTLTIAANAISGGKNSESADWVKRWVIPGFERAHPGVKVLFQPSGVDDEQYKTKIALDFRSGKAADVVDVDGIWVGEFAQAGYIRPLADVAGPAVGSWEGWSQIPEAVQGLGVFDGKKYGLPQGTDGRVLFYNKTLFARAGLPEPWRPQSWQDIIDAGVGLKSAGVATPIQINAGTAMGEATTMQGVLPLLAGAGAEIHADGKWTGASRAMKDVLGFYQRVYGGSGLGDPRLQKDAKGRDKSFQRFAEGRIAILAESDYFWRAVIDPRDGIAPMKDRDTAVGFTRIPAIRPGAGIRGQDHVSMSGGAVRVLNPASRHPALAWQLLAFMHGPEATKSQLAGQARISSRGDVNDEVLADDPLLEFVADEVLPLTAYRPGLAVYPQVSAALQEATSAVVNGRDPAEAAAVYRARLEDLVGGPAHVSG from the coding sequence ATGCGACCCGCTCCCCGCTCCGCGGCGGCCGCCGCGCTCGCCGTCCTCGCCCTCGCCTCCTGCGCCGACGGCCCCGCCGGGCGCGAGAGCGTCACCCTCACCATCGCCGCCAACGCCATCTCCGGCGGCAAGAACTCCGAGTCGGCCGACTGGGTCAAACGGTGGGTCATCCCCGGCTTCGAACGGGCCCACCCCGGCGTCAAGGTGCTCTTCCAGCCGAGCGGCGTCGACGACGAGCAGTACAAGACGAAGATCGCGCTCGACTTCAGGTCCGGCAAGGCCGCGGACGTCGTCGACGTGGACGGCATCTGGGTGGGCGAGTTCGCCCAGGCCGGCTACATCAGGCCGCTCGCCGACGTCGCCGGGCCCGCCGTCGGCTCCTGGGAGGGCTGGTCGCAGATCCCGGAGGCCGTGCAGGGACTCGGCGTCTTCGACGGCAAGAAGTACGGCCTGCCGCAGGGCACCGACGGGCGCGTCCTGTTCTACAACAAGACCCTGTTCGCCAGGGCCGGACTGCCCGAGCCATGGCGCCCGCAGAGCTGGCAGGACATCATCGACGCCGGCGTCGGGCTGAAGTCCGCCGGCGTCGCCACCCCCATCCAGATCAACGCCGGCACCGCCATGGGCGAGGCCACCACCATGCAGGGCGTCCTCCCCCTGCTCGCCGGAGCCGGAGCCGAGATCCACGCCGACGGCAAGTGGACCGGCGCCTCCCGCGCCATGAAGGACGTCCTCGGCTTCTACCAGCGCGTGTACGGCGGCAGCGGCCTCGGCGACCCCAGGCTGCAGAAGGACGCCAAGGGCCGTGACAAGTCCTTCCAGCGCTTCGCCGAAGGCCGGATCGCCATCCTGGCCGAGAGCGACTACTTCTGGCGCGCCGTCATCGACCCCCGCGACGGCATCGCCCCCATGAAGGACCGCGACACCGCCGTCGGCTTCACCAGGATCCCGGCCATCCGCCCCGGCGCGGGCATCCGCGGCCAGGACCACGTCAGCATGTCCGGCGGCGCCGTACGCGTCCTCAACCCCGCCTCCCGGCACCCGGCGCTCGCCTGGCAGCTGCTCGCCTTCATGCACGGTCCGGAAGCCACCAAGTCCCAGCTCGCCGGGCAGGCGCGCATCAGCTCGCGCGGCGACGTCAACGACGAGGTGCTGGCCGACGACCCCCTGCTCGAGTTCGTCGCCGACGAGGTGCTGCCCCTCACCGCCTACCGGCCGGGACTCGCCGTCTACCCGCAGGTGTCCGCCGCCCTTCAGGAGGCCACCTCCGCCGTCGTCAACGGCCGCGACCCCGCCGAGGCGGCCGCGGTCTACCGGGCCCGCCTGGAAGACCTCGTCGGCGGCCCGGCCCACGTCAGCGGTTGA
- a CDS encoding DNA polymerase IV has product MTTGSGPAARDWVLHVDLDQFIAAVELLRHPELRGRPVVVGGSGDPTRPRTVAATATYEARAYGVHSGMPLRTALRRCPEAVFLPSDPPAYEAASERVMAVLRGFPVKVEVWGWDEAFVGATTDDPESLAAGLRRAVLDATRLSCSVGIGDNKHQAKLASAFAKPAGVYRLTGAEWAEVMDDRPTDALWGVGAKTAGKLAGLGLHTVGRLAAADPAELARHFGPTNGPWLRYLAQGRGESEVSTTPWVPRGHGRETTFPADLTDAREIAARVAALAGQVAREAAAEGRAAVRVTVKVRFAPFLTRTRQSKLPGPTADPATLTDAALAVLGRFDLTRPVRLLGVAVEYAPPADAAYTLTTLE; this is encoded by the coding sequence ATGACCACCGGGTCCGGCCCGGCCGCGCGCGACTGGGTCCTGCATGTCGACCTCGACCAGTTCATCGCCGCCGTCGAACTCCTGCGCCACCCCGAGCTGCGCGGCCGTCCCGTCGTCGTCGGCGGCTCGGGCGACCCCACCCGGCCGCGTACCGTCGCCGCCACGGCCACCTACGAGGCGCGCGCGTACGGCGTCCACTCCGGCATGCCGCTGCGCACCGCCCTCAGGCGCTGCCCCGAGGCGGTCTTCCTGCCCAGCGACCCACCCGCCTACGAGGCCGCCTCCGAACGCGTCATGGCCGTCCTGCGCGGCTTCCCGGTGAAGGTCGAGGTGTGGGGCTGGGACGAGGCGTTCGTCGGCGCCACCACCGACGACCCCGAGTCCCTCGCCGCCGGCCTGCGGCGAGCCGTGCTCGACGCCACCCGGTTGTCGTGTTCCGTCGGCATCGGCGACAACAAGCACCAGGCCAAACTCGCCTCCGCCTTCGCCAAGCCCGCCGGCGTCTACCGGCTCACCGGTGCCGAATGGGCCGAGGTCATGGACGACCGGCCCACCGACGCGCTGTGGGGCGTCGGCGCCAAGACCGCCGGGAAGCTCGCCGGACTCGGCCTGCACACCGTCGGCCGGCTGGCCGCCGCCGACCCCGCCGAACTGGCCCGCCACTTCGGCCCCACCAACGGCCCCTGGCTGCGCTACCTCGCCCAGGGCAGGGGTGAGAGCGAGGTCAGCACCACTCCGTGGGTGCCGCGCGGTCACGGCCGCGAGACCACCTTCCCCGCGGACCTCACCGACGCCCGCGAGATCGCCGCCCGCGTCGCCGCGCTGGCCGGACAGGTCGCGCGCGAGGCCGCCGCGGAAGGGCGCGCCGCCGTCCGGGTCACGGTCAAGGTACGGTTCGCGCCCTTCCTCACGCGCACCCGCCAGTCGAAGCTGCCGGGGCCCACCGCCGACCCCGCCACGTTGACCGACGCCGCCCTGGCCGTGCTGGGCCGCTTCGACCTCACCCGCCCGGTGCGGCTGCTGGGCGTCGCCGTGGAGTACGCCCCGCCCGCCGACGCCGCCTACACCCTGACCACCCTGGAGTAG
- a CDS encoding endonuclease VII domain-containing protein, translated as MADGRARYCKVCFGVRSKQSYRKRRAEQGRTVKERIEALPGHKYCPRCAQVMPVADFGRNRSSGDGLSGYCKVCHAQVMLANKIKNHGSERNYLLKYRYGITEDDFGRMLARQGGLCAICRAVPGAFVDHCHRTGQVRGVLCFNCNNGLGHFGDNTVLLELAALYLDGEVFRPEFVVPPPPRRGGDVAPGRSHHLARRYNVRHEDVERMIADQHGLCAVCWDRPPEHVDHCHRTGEVRFALCLPCNTGIGQFRDDPGVVRRALAYVEAALPVQAEEYMDLEPSPRESARLDRADEEARSEFYSRVVRV; from the coding sequence ATGGCCGACGGGCGTGCGCGCTACTGCAAGGTGTGCTTCGGGGTGCGCTCCAAGCAGAGCTACCGCAAGCGCAGGGCCGAACAGGGCAGGACCGTGAAGGAGCGGATCGAGGCGCTGCCGGGGCACAAGTACTGCCCACGATGTGCTCAGGTCATGCCCGTGGCAGACTTCGGGCGCAATCGTTCCAGCGGCGACGGGCTGAGCGGTTACTGCAAAGTGTGTCATGCCCAGGTGATGCTGGCCAACAAGATCAAAAATCATGGAAGTGAACGCAACTATCTGCTGAAATACCGCTACGGCATCACCGAGGACGACTTCGGGCGCATGCTCGCCCGGCAGGGCGGGCTGTGCGCCATCTGCCGGGCCGTGCCCGGCGCCTTCGTCGACCACTGCCACCGGACCGGTCAGGTACGGGGCGTGCTCTGCTTCAACTGCAACAACGGGCTCGGGCATTTCGGCGACAACACGGTGCTGCTGGAGCTGGCCGCTCTCTACCTGGACGGGGAGGTGTTCCGGCCGGAGTTCGTGGTGCCGCCCCCGCCACGGCGCGGCGGTGACGTGGCTCCGGGCCGGAGCCACCACCTGGCGCGGCGCTACAACGTCCGGCACGAGGACGTCGAGCGCATGATCGCCGACCAGCACGGCCTGTGCGCGGTGTGCTGGGACAGGCCGCCGGAGCACGTCGACCACTGCCATCGCACGGGGGAGGTGCGCTTCGCGCTCTGCCTGCCGTGCAACACGGGCATCGGGCAGTTCCGCGACGACCCCGGGGTGGTGCGACGGGCGCTGGCGTACGTGGAGGCGGCCCTGCCGGTCCAGGCGGAGGAGTACATGGATCTGGAGCCGTCGCCGCGGGAGTCGGCGCGGCTGGACCGGGCCGACGAGGAGGCGCGGTCGGAGTTCTACTCCAGGGTGGTCAGGGTGTAG
- a CDS encoding ubiquitin-like protein Pup, which translates to MATKDTGGQKQAGRREAEVEETEASAASDVQERQEKLTDDVDSILDEIDEVLEENAEEFVRSYVQKGGE; encoded by the coding sequence ATGGCAACCAAGGACACGGGCGGCCAGAAGCAGGCCGGTCGGCGCGAGGCCGAGGTCGAGGAGACCGAGGCGTCGGCCGCGTCCGACGTTCAGGAGCGCCAGGAGAAGCTCACGGACGACGTGGACTCGATCCTGGACGAGATCGACGAAGTTCTCGAAGAGAACGCAGAGGAGTTTGTGCGCAGCTACGTCCAGAAGGGCGGGGAATAG
- the dop gene encoding depupylase/deamidase Dop — MTVRRVMGIETEYGISVPGQPGANAMVTSSQVVNAYLAASAARARRARWDFEEENPLRDARGFDLAREVADPSQLTDEDLGLANVILTNGARLYVDHAHPEYSTPECTNPRAAVIWDKAGERVMYDAAQRASAVPSNAPIQLYKNNTDAKGASYGCHENYLMRRATPFADIVRHLTPFFVSRQIVVGAGKVGIGQDSRGEGFQISQRADFFEVEVGLETTLKRPIINTRDEPHADPEKYRRLHVIIGDANMSEISTYLKLGTTALVLAMIEDGFLSRDLTVDNPVQALRAVSHDPTCRYEIPMRDGRKLTAVQLQMEYLEQARKYVEERGTAQEEMNKDVLDRWESVLTRLAEDPMQLARELDWVAKLELLEGYRTRDNLSWSHSRLQLVDLQYSDIRPDRGLYNRLVARGRIQRLVTEDEVQRAVENPPTDTRAYFRGRCLSQYSESVAAASWDSVIFDIPGRESLQRVPTLEPLRGTKAHVGELFDRCRTAADLVAALTGGD; from the coding sequence ATGACGGTGCGTCGGGTGATGGGCATCGAGACCGAGTACGGCATTTCCGTACCAGGTCAGCCGGGCGCCAACGCGATGGTCACCTCCTCCCAGGTGGTGAACGCCTACCTGGCCGCCTCGGCGGCCCGCGCCCGCCGGGCGAGATGGGACTTCGAGGAGGAGAACCCTCTGCGCGACGCGCGCGGCTTCGACCTGGCCCGGGAGGTCGCCGACCCCAGCCAGCTCACCGACGAGGACCTCGGCCTCGCCAACGTCATCCTCACCAACGGGGCCCGCCTCTACGTCGACCACGCCCACCCCGAATACTCCACGCCCGAGTGCACCAACCCGCGCGCCGCCGTCATCTGGGACAAGGCCGGCGAGCGGGTCATGTACGACGCGGCGCAGCGCGCCTCGGCCGTCCCGTCCAACGCGCCGATCCAGCTCTACAAGAACAACACCGACGCCAAGGGCGCCTCCTACGGCTGCCACGAGAACTACCTCATGCGGCGCGCCACCCCGTTCGCCGACATCGTCCGCCACCTCACGCCGTTCTTCGTCTCCCGGCAGATCGTCGTCGGCGCCGGCAAGGTCGGCATCGGGCAGGACTCGCGCGGTGAGGGCTTCCAGATCAGCCAGCGGGCCGACTTCTTCGAGGTCGAGGTGGGGCTGGAGACCACGCTCAAGCGGCCGATCATCAACACCCGCGACGAGCCGCACGCCGACCCGGAGAAGTACCGGCGCCTGCACGTGATCATCGGCGACGCCAACATGTCGGAAATCTCCACATATCTGAAGCTGGGGACGACCGCGCTCGTCCTCGCGATGATCGAAGACGGCTTCCTCAGCCGCGACCTCACCGTCGACAACCCGGTGCAGGCCCTGCGCGCCGTCTCCCACGACCCCACCTGCCGCTACGAGATCCCGATGCGCGACGGCCGCAAGCTCACCGCCGTCCAGCTGCAGATGGAGTACCTCGAACAGGCGCGCAAGTACGTCGAGGAGCGCGGCACCGCCCAGGAGGAGATGAACAAGGACGTCCTCGACCGCTGGGAGTCCGTGCTGACTCGCCTGGCGGAGGATCCCATGCAGCTCGCCCGTGAGCTCGACTGGGTCGCCAAGCTGGAGCTCCTGGAGGGCTACCGCACCCGCGACAACCTGTCCTGGTCCCACTCCAGGCTGCAGCTCGTCGATCTCCAGTACTCCGACATCCGGCCCGACCGCGGCCTGTACAACCGCCTGGTGGCCCGTGGCCGCATCCAGCGCCTCGTCACCGAGGACGAGGTCCAGCGGGCCGTCGAGAACCCGCCCACCGACACCCGGGCCTACTTCCGCGGCCGCTGCCTGAGCCAGTACAGCGAGTCGGTCGCCGCCGCCTCCTGGGACTCGGTGATCTTCGACATCCCCGGGCGCGAGTCGCTGCAGCGCGTCCCCACCCTGGAGCCGTTGCGCGGCACCAAGGCTCACGTGGGCGAGCTGTTCGACCGCTGCCGCACGGCCGCCGACCTCGTCGCCGCCCTCACCGGCGGCGACTGA
- a CDS encoding acyltransferase family protein: MTVHNRNRPRRAPGDGRLAELDLLRFIAALAVLAFHYLVAYASAWGDRPAELFPAVAPLAGLGILGVELFFVISGFVILMSAWGRGLGAFAWSRVVRLYPAYWLSLAAVAALYGLTAAKALDPKLSTGDYLLNATMLQRLFGVTDATGVYWSLWAELRFYLLISILVIIGITYARVLVFCGLWLAAALAAELLGHELLTEVFMPRYAPYFVAGMALYLIHKHGNAWLPWLYVVAGWAMSIHSALDRVHRRIDAAGFANMPVTDAGVILTVTAIFTVMAVVALGLFRLRPSRTLTALGGTTYPLYLFHSVLAVALIPLLHDRLPPWLTATLTTLAAVLLSYLVYSFAERPIQRLLRPRRRPRARQAPAAQVEKASVP, from the coding sequence ATGACCGTGCACAACCGCAACCGGCCGCGGCGCGCCCCGGGGGACGGCAGACTGGCCGAGCTCGACCTGCTGCGGTTCATCGCCGCGCTCGCCGTGCTCGCCTTCCACTACCTCGTCGCCTACGCCTCCGCATGGGGCGACCGGCCCGCCGAGCTCTTCCCCGCCGTGGCCCCCCTGGCCGGCCTCGGCATCCTCGGCGTCGAGCTGTTCTTCGTCATCAGCGGCTTCGTCATCCTCATGAGCGCCTGGGGCCGCGGGCTGGGCGCCTTCGCCTGGTCGCGGGTCGTCCGCCTCTATCCCGCCTACTGGCTGAGCCTGGCCGCCGTCGCCGCCCTGTACGGGCTCACCGCCGCCAAGGCGCTCGACCCCAAGCTCTCCACGGGCGACTACCTGCTCAACGCCACCATGTTGCAGCGCCTGTTCGGCGTCACCGACGCCACCGGCGTCTACTGGTCGCTCTGGGCCGAGCTGCGGTTCTACCTGCTGATCTCCATCCTCGTGATCATCGGCATCACGTACGCCCGCGTCCTGGTCTTCTGCGGCCTCTGGCTCGCCGCCGCGCTCGCCGCCGAACTTCTCGGCCACGAGCTCCTCACCGAGGTCTTCATGCCCCGCTACGCCCCCTACTTCGTGGCCGGCATGGCGCTCTACCTCATCCACAAGCACGGCAACGCCTGGTTACCCTGGCTCTACGTCGTGGCCGGCTGGGCCATGTCCATCCACTCGGCCCTCGACCGCGTGCACCGCCGCATCGACGCCGCGGGCTTCGCCAACATGCCCGTCACCGACGCCGGCGTCATCCTCACCGTCACCGCGATCTTCACCGTGATGGCCGTCGTCGCGCTCGGCCTCTTCCGGCTCCGCCCGTCCAGAACCCTCACCGCGCTGGGCGGCACCACCTACCCGCTCTACCTGTTCCACTCCGTGCTCGCGGTCGCCCTCATCCCGCTGCTGCACGACCGGCTGCCGCCCTGGCTCACCGCCACGCTCACCACGCTGGCTGCCGTGCTCCTGTCATATCTCGTCTACTCCTTTGCCGAGCGGCCCATCCAGCGCCTCCTCAGGCCACGCCGACGACCCCGCGCCCGCCAGGCTCCCGCCGCACAGGTCGAAAAGGCGTCGGTGCCATAA